Below is a window of Musa acuminata AAA Group cultivar baxijiao chromosome BXJ3-11, Cavendish_Baxijiao_AAA, whole genome shotgun sequence DNA.
CAATCTCATCATCCTACAAATCTCACTTTAGAACCCGAGTGGTATGGGATTGGATGAGGCTCTTGTGTAGGAGGACGGTGTTGCACCATGCTCCCCTCATTAGTCGCTTATCACTTATCACTTACTCGTATTGTTACGAACttagttagaattatctaagctaTGGGGTTTTCTTACGGTAAAACCGTAAACTTAGCTTGAATTGCTTAAGTCGCGAAGCATTCTCGCGCCAACTTCTTAGACTTAGCTAAGATTGTCTAAGTTATGGCACGCCATTGCGATATGCGTTTGCAAAGGGTCAGCCAAGACAAGTCCCGAAGAatttgtaaaagagaaagttgattagttcgaaaacgagcgacagacaagtcccgacgtcttgcAGAAAAGaaaactttacaagcaattcagcgagcaccttgcgtacataagagaaaagagggaaaggaggaaaataaggactttagaaggtagaacaaacagttacaagtccacaaacaactgctcaccgggtatcggacgcgaaggcaagttctcgtcaagttaacatgcgaacttatgaagatttttcaatgttcgacaatataccgaaacctcatccagccctgtgctaCTCGGGGAGTTCCAAaatgctgagatggctaacgttttgatGTGCAACTGCAGTTTGCAGAAAATAAGCCGTggtacacgaaaacggagctattttggggCATTTCGACCCGGCGTGACGAGCGATCGCATTGTAGcattgcaacttgttcgaacatacatttttacaaataaaaacatacaaaaccaaggcaaaacatattACCATAtctgcatgcaaaagcgacgaatgaTTTATTAAGATGATCTTTCATTAAGCAtggttaaaaataatttattctaAATAGTTTTTGGATTGTTTTCACGTGCTACGATGATCATGATGAGTAGTGAGTACTCTCAGGTGACACAAGGCTTGATAGGCCTCTCGGGTAGCATGATGCTTTAGCAACATGAAGGGGATACGAGGAGCATCGCCGAGTGAGAGATGGAACTTATGTAGGGCTGTGGGAGTGGCTGAAAGGGGACAACCAGATCAGGAGGAAGATTGTTCCTCAGTATACGATCGATGTTCCCCGCAGAAGCTGCTCTTCTAAATTGCCTGCCTCCTCTTACTAGTTCTTGAGTTGCACATCTGCCAAACTTCACCTTCCTCGATTTCATTGATCTCTCCGTCTACCTATTCATCTTATTCCGCAGGGACAAGTGTGATGGTATCAATCTCGATGCCACTTCTGGAGTTGAACCCCAAGCTTTTTCCTTGGTTAACGCTGTCTTGAAATATATATCCATCTTTCTTATAGCACACTACGTTTGCCTACAGGTAGAGTGTGTCGTCTCTTCCTAGCTTTCTTCTGCGTCCATTGCATGTTCAGTAGTCCAATTTAAACTCGGGTTTgaagcatgagagagagagagaccactgTAATACTTTTTGATACCATTACTCCAGTACTAATCATACATAATACATGAACTCATCAAGGCTACTGCACTAGGTGGCTAATAGTACACGGCAATCCATCTTCCACACTGGGAGTGTGATTCACGGTTTTCTAGGGTTCTTAGGATCATGGTGGCTGTTTGCTCCAGAACCCGGGTAGTCATTGAGTTCAATGTCCATCGCCCCGCTCACAGGAACTCCTTCCGTGACTATCATCTCTTTGTTAATCACCTGCACAAGGAAAACAGAATTCAATGAATCAATCTTACACAAAGATCACTGCTTTGCAAAGAACAAAAAGGTGTAATGCTCTTCTGAGAGAACCTGTTCTGCTGCCTTCGTTACTGCTCTGTCTTGGTTCCTTGATGCAAGGATTCCTGCAACACAAACCAGAGAAGAGATCAGCACTCGGGTGACTCCCATAGGTGAGAAGAAACCTTGAAGAACTGTACTTGACAGTGGAGCTGCTTCCAGGGAGAGAAGGCATGAAAGGAGCAGCAGCAGTGTGAAGAGATGATTCAGAGGCTGCTTCTGATCCATAAATGCAATATACTTCCTAGAGAAAACCAAGCTGATGAAATGAGTGTAATATATAGCAATTGTATGATAGGTGACACTGCAATCTGCATAGAATATATGAACATAATTGGTTCCACTAATGATGAAGCTTTAGGATGACTCATACTAGAATCTAGTAGTAATTAAACAGGGCCAAGTTATATGTGTCACATATGGGTTAATGTACATGCCACTTGCATTATATATACAAATGATAGAAAGCTGATAACACAATTGTAAGATTAAGACCATTCATACATGTAAAGAATAAAATTCTTTACATGAAAATAGTAGTATCCCCACACAGATTTTGAAGTGAAGAATCTTCATGTACTAGTAGAGGTTGATGCAGCATTATTGTGTGTGACAAGTTGTTGAGAGGAATTGACCATCATCATAAAGAGATTAACTTGAATGACTTATTTTGAAGTGTATGATTTGAGAAGATTTTTTGTAGTGCCTCATTTGAtctattcttttttattattatttttgacatAATTAAATGATGTAAATTAAttggatttatttatttttcttcttttaactCTTACTAGTTAGTCTCCCAAGTGCATTAGAAGCCAAATTATAATCCCGATGAAAGACAAATATGAGTAGATAAAacgaaaaaatgatttcgattagTACGAACGAGGATGTTAGCTAGTTTAATTGGTAAATAATTCGACTGTCGATAGTATTGTCCCTTATACTCGCAAATAAAAAGACACAAATACATACAAATGGTTGTATGCTTGAGGAATAAATATGATATTGTTGCACTTTACAACATGTAAAGTGCATTCACTCAAAGGAAGCATTGTTTCCTTTTCTATGATCAAAGATTGCAAGTACAATATCTTTCCATTTGCTTTTACAGCTCTTTTCTTCCATTAAACCACAATGCTTGCATGCTTTGTGTCACCTTCACTTTCGAGTTCGCCATTCGCCTGCCCAACTGAAAGCCACAGCTACACGAAATGTTACAAGACAGAGATGAAGCAAAGGAAGGAAAAGCTGAGACATGTGGCTCCATTCCCCTCATGGCAACAACACTTACGGACTTTGAGCCTTACCTTTACACATCCATGTTAAAGCTAGAAGAAGGCTCCATAAAAATGCTCGAAATTGAGGAAAGTTTAGCTCCTTTTGTTGTATATGTTCTTCCTTCTCCTACATATTGTAAATGCTTTCGACAAGAATGAGGAGAGCAAGCTTGATCTACGCTTGGATCAAAGTACGGAGGCTCCAAGAACGATCGATCCTTTGGTTGAGCTCTCTCTGCAATCCACCTACTGAACAAAAGGAAAGGAGTAGCTGTATCTTCTCTTGCCATGGACATGAAGTTGTGGATTCTTTCCACCCTGACAACTCGACACGTGGACTGAAAGATAGATTCTATTCAAGTTGCCTAGATTTAAAGGAAGATCTTGTCCGATTAATAGAGTTGGGTCATCCTCATTGCACAAGATGTCCATAATCATGTGGAGCTGCTGAAACTTATCATGCACATCAAGTTGTGTAAGGCAGCTTGAAGCCTATCCTACCCTCCAAAGTCATCTACATAAATCTAGTCAAACAAATGTACCAAAATGGAgaagaaaatgatgtaaaataattaattagagAAGACTTCCAAATTGAAAGTTATGTGGGGCACAACTTTAATGAATTAATCAATCTAACTCCCACAACTTGCAAAACACTCTTCTTTTTTGTGCTTCTCTATCACACTTCTCTTTATCAAAG
It encodes the following:
- the LOC135652805 gene encoding uncharacterized protein LOC135652805: MDQKQPLNHLFTLLLLLSCLLSLEAAPLSRILASRNQDRAVTKAAEQVINKEMIVTEGVPVSGAMDIELNDYPGSGANSHHDPKNPRKP